The following coding sequences are from one Pusillimonas sp. DMV24BSW_D window:
- a CDS encoding ABC transporter ATP-binding protein, with translation MLKVDNLHVTFNPGTPIENKALQGLSLEIPSGRFVTVIGSNGAGKSTLLNAISGDLFTDKGRIQVDDQDVTRMPVWERATHVARVFQDPMAGTCEDLTIEENLSLATSRGAPRGLRRAVKKSMREAFRARLASLGLGLENRLTDRIGLLSGGQRQAVSLLMATLQPSRILLLDEHTAALDPRTAQFVLDLTCDIVAQHKLTTLMVTHSMKQALEVGDRTVMLHQGKVVLDVQGDQRKNLDVPQLLQLFERVRGEIVSDDTLLLG, from the coding sequence ATGCTGAAGGTCGATAATTTACACGTTACTTTTAACCCTGGCACACCCATTGAGAACAAAGCATTGCAAGGCTTGTCATTGGAAATTCCGTCCGGACGATTTGTGACGGTAATCGGGTCGAACGGCGCGGGCAAGTCAACCTTGCTAAATGCAATTTCAGGTGATTTGTTTACTGATAAGGGACGCATCCAGGTTGATGATCAAGATGTTACGCGGATGCCTGTTTGGGAACGGGCAACACATGTGGCCAGGGTGTTTCAGGATCCCATGGCGGGTACTTGTGAGGATTTGACGATCGAGGAGAACTTGTCGTTGGCGACAAGTCGAGGTGCGCCGCGAGGTTTACGCCGAGCTGTGAAAAAATCGATGCGCGAGGCGTTTCGCGCGCGCTTGGCCTCGCTGGGCTTGGGTCTTGAAAACCGGTTAACCGATCGCATTGGCTTGTTGTCGGGCGGGCAGCGCCAAGCCGTCAGTCTACTTATGGCAACCTTGCAACCTTCGCGCATTTTGTTACTCGACGAGCACACGGCGGCATTGGATCCGCGTACGGCTCAATTCGTGCTTGATTTAACCTGTGACATCGTGGCGCAACACAAACTCACCACACTCATGGTAACCCACAGCATGAAACAAGCGCTTGAAGTGGGGGATCGCACGGTGATGCTGCATCAGGGCAAGGTTGTACTCGACGTTCAAGGTGATCAGCGCAAGAACCTCGATGTTCCCCAGTTATTGCAGTTGTTTGAGCGTGTACGCGGTGAAATAGTGTCAGACGACACTTTATTACTGGGTTGA
- a CDS encoding efflux RND transporter periplasmic adaptor subunit, protein MLKPRLSGWQRTSVIVLLSAGLLAACSEEPEQKQQGMKIPVNVVTVEPTSTEVTVNLPGRVEAIKDAQIRARVNGIVTDIKFEQGGDVEQGQSLFTIDPAPYQAVLDGAKAQLLQAQADAKSARLLAQRYARLVKDNAVSRQEYDNAQAAAAQAEAAIAAGKAAVQSAQIDLGYTEVVSPIDGRIGKSYVTEGALVSATQATQLALVQQLDEVYVDITRSTSEVMQLRKALESGMLEQAPDGSAKVEVMLEDGTLYPESGKLLFSGVTVDPATGQVSLRAVFPNKDEILLPGMYVRVKLGQGVDRKALLVPQQAVQRSPDGSSTLMLVKDGKVAATPVTVGPLLDNKWLITDGLSAGDVVIVAGFQKIRPGAPVQPIPWNPDQPAGAAAGQQPNGAAKATPKEGGGPSGTSGESSK, encoded by the coding sequence ATGCTTAAACCCCGACTCTCTGGCTGGCAGAGAACCAGTGTTATTGTGCTTCTCTCGGCCGGCTTGCTTGCTGCGTGCAGTGAGGAGCCAGAACAGAAACAACAGGGAATGAAAATACCCGTCAATGTGGTTACTGTTGAGCCTACTTCAACCGAAGTAACGGTAAATTTGCCAGGGCGGGTTGAGGCCATTAAAGACGCACAAATCCGTGCACGGGTAAATGGCATTGTTACCGATATCAAATTCGAGCAAGGCGGCGATGTTGAGCAAGGTCAGTCGCTCTTTACCATTGATCCCGCTCCTTATCAGGCGGTGCTCGACGGCGCCAAGGCACAGTTGTTGCAGGCACAAGCCGACGCCAAAAGCGCCCGCCTTCTCGCACAGCGCTACGCGCGTCTTGTTAAAGATAACGCAGTAAGCCGTCAGGAGTACGATAACGCTCAGGCCGCCGCCGCCCAGGCCGAGGCAGCAATTGCAGCAGGCAAAGCGGCTGTTCAATCGGCGCAAATTGATCTGGGCTACACCGAGGTTGTGTCGCCGATCGACGGTCGTATCGGCAAATCTTATGTTACTGAAGGGGCGTTGGTGAGCGCTACGCAGGCGACTCAGTTGGCTCTTGTGCAGCAACTCGACGAAGTTTATGTCGACATCACACGCTCAACATCAGAAGTCATGCAATTACGCAAGGCGCTGGAAAGCGGCATGCTTGAGCAAGCCCCCGATGGGTCGGCAAAGGTTGAAGTGATGCTTGAAGACGGCACACTGTATCCCGAGTCAGGCAAACTGTTGTTTTCCGGCGTTACCGTCGATCCAGCTACAGGTCAAGTCAGTTTGCGTGCGGTCTTTCCCAATAAGGATGAAATTCTGTTGCCCGGTATGTATGTGAGGGTGAAGCTTGGGCAGGGTGTTGATCGCAAGGCGCTTTTGGTGCCGCAGCAGGCTGTACAACGTAGCCCCGATGGCAGCAGCACACTGATGCTGGTGAAAGACGGCAAAGTGGCGGCAACACCGGTAACGGTTGGGCCGCTCCTCGATAACAAATGGTTGATTACCGACGGTTTATCGGCGGGCGACGTGGTTATTGTGGCGGGTTTCCAAAAAATTCGTCCTGGTGCGCCGGTGCAGCCGATTCCCTGGAATCCTGATCAACCGGCGGGTGCGGCGGCAGGGCAACAGCCTAATGGCGCGGCCAAGGCCACCCCGAAAGAGGGTGGCGGGCCTTCCGGTACTTCCGGCGAGTCCTCCAAATAA
- a CDS encoding efflux RND transporter permease subunit gives MPQFFIERPIFAWVVALAITLAGLVAIPNMAVSQYPDVAPPEISIRATYPGASAEDVSTTVASVIEDELNGATGLIYYESVSDSYGSAEITATFAPGTDPDMAQVDVQNRISNVTAQLPGAVTQQGLQIRKSNSNFLLVVALSSDDGSMSQVELADYITRNIQNPISRVPGVGDFRLFAAPRAMRIWVDPDKLVGFNLSMAEVNAAVASQNTLVSAGILGAPPNPNSQRVSAPIVVNGELKSVEQFENIVLRSNLDGATVKLKDVARVEIGEDNYQFGARLNGKPTAAFAISLATNANALSTAEGIKQTMKELEQFFPVGVSYSIPYDTTPYVQLSIEQVVHTLFEAMVLVFLVMFLFLQNVRYTLIPALVVPVAVLGAFAVMLALGFSINVLTMFAMVLAIGILVDDAIVVVENVERVMVETGKSPKEATRLAMPQISGAVVGMTLVLSTVFFPLAFMSGSVGIIYRQFAIAMAVSILFSGFLALSFTPALCGTILKPVAKGSHQEKKGFFGWFNRSFDRVTHRYEGWVGRSLKRTGRLMIVYLVLLGALGFMYDKLPTSFLPDEDQGYLITNIELPSGATANRSMDIIEKVEKYFSEQPQVANIVTVQGFSFNGNGLNAALAFVPLKPFDERPGPENSAQTVAGKATQSLLFGLPDSMVFSLVPPAISSLGNATGFDLRLQDRGGLGQATLMQSAQQLLQLANESSILTDTRITGLSPGPQLKISIDRDKAAALGVSFSEVSTMLSTALGSSYVSKFPNQGRMQNVWVQAEADHRMNINDIMTLNVKNAQGGMVPMSALVDVEWDQGPVQVVRYNSYESVRIGGGAAAGYSTGEAMAEVERLIQQLPPGIGFEWTGLSYQERQAGAQSLILMGLAMLVVFLLLAALYESWAIPLSVMMMVPLGMLGAVTLVSLLGMSNDVYFQVGMITVMGLAAKNAILIVEFAKDAYADGKGLVESTIEAAKLRFRPILMTSFAFMLGVVPLAIATGPSSASQNAVGLGVLGGMLAATPLAMVFVPTFFVVIMTLFKTRPKKLGKTGGASHSESEAATSQGQS, from the coding sequence ATGCCTCAGTTTTTTATTGAAAGACCTATTTTTGCGTGGGTGGTTGCGTTGGCCATCACCCTGGCCGGCCTGGTCGCGATTCCGAATATGGCGGTTTCGCAGTACCCCGACGTCGCGCCACCCGAAATTAGCATCCGTGCAACCTATCCCGGGGCGTCGGCTGAAGATGTGTCAACGACGGTTGCCAGCGTTATTGAAGATGAGCTTAACGGGGCAACGGGGCTGATTTATTACGAGTCAGTTAGTGATTCTTACGGTTCTGCTGAAATTACCGCCACGTTTGCTCCTGGCACCGATCCTGACATGGCGCAGGTTGATGTACAGAATCGTATCTCTAATGTTACGGCGCAGTTGCCTGGGGCGGTAACGCAACAGGGTTTGCAGATCCGTAAAAGTAACTCTAACTTTTTGTTGGTGGTGGCCCTGTCGTCCGATGATGGCTCCATGAGTCAGGTTGAGTTGGCCGATTACATCACCCGCAATATCCAGAACCCTATTTCAAGGGTGCCGGGCGTAGGTGATTTCCGTTTGTTTGCCGCGCCCCGTGCGATGCGCATTTGGGTCGATCCCGACAAGCTCGTGGGTTTCAATTTAAGCATGGCCGAAGTGAATGCTGCGGTGGCTTCGCAGAATACGCTTGTTTCGGCGGGTATTCTGGGTGCGCCACCCAACCCCAATTCACAGAGGGTGTCCGCTCCAATTGTCGTGAACGGTGAGTTGAAATCGGTTGAGCAGTTTGAAAATATTGTGCTGCGCTCAAATCTGGATGGTGCAACCGTCAAGCTTAAAGACGTTGCACGCGTTGAGATTGGTGAAGACAACTATCAGTTCGGTGCGCGTTTGAACGGCAAGCCAACGGCCGCCTTTGCCATTTCCTTGGCGACCAACGCCAACGCTTTGTCGACTGCGGAAGGCATTAAACAAACCATGAAAGAACTCGAGCAGTTCTTTCCTGTCGGGGTGTCCTATTCCATTCCCTACGATACGACGCCCTATGTCCAGCTTTCCATTGAACAGGTCGTGCATACCTTGTTCGAAGCCATGGTGCTGGTGTTTCTTGTGATGTTCCTGTTCCTGCAGAACGTGCGCTATACGCTGATTCCGGCACTGGTGGTACCGGTGGCCGTGCTGGGCGCCTTCGCAGTCATGCTGGCGTTGGGCTTCTCAATTAATGTTCTGACCATGTTTGCCATGGTGCTGGCAATCGGGATTCTCGTTGATGACGCCATTGTGGTGGTCGAAAACGTTGAAAGGGTGATGGTGGAGACCGGCAAGTCACCAAAAGAGGCAACGCGTCTTGCCATGCCTCAGATTAGCGGGGCTGTGGTCGGGATGACGCTGGTCTTGTCCACGGTCTTTTTCCCACTCGCTTTCATGAGTGGTTCCGTGGGCATTATTTATCGGCAGTTCGCCATCGCCATGGCGGTTTCCATTTTGTTTTCCGGTTTTTTGGCGCTCAGTTTTACGCCGGCTTTATGCGGCACCATTTTGAAGCCCGTTGCCAAGGGTTCGCACCAGGAAAAGAAAGGGTTTTTCGGCTGGTTTAATCGATCGTTTGACCGCGTAACGCACCGGTATGAAGGTTGGGTGGGGCGAAGCTTAAAACGTACCGGTCGCCTGATGATTGTGTACCTTGTCCTCCTGGGCGCGCTGGGCTTCATGTACGATAAATTGCCAACGTCGTTTTTACCTGATGAAGATCAGGGTTACTTGATTACGAATATCGAACTGCCCTCGGGTGCCACGGCCAACCGCTCAATGGATATCATTGAAAAAGTTGAAAAATATTTCAGTGAACAGCCGCAAGTGGCAAATATCGTTACAGTTCAGGGGTTCAGCTTTAACGGTAACGGTTTGAATGCCGCGTTGGCGTTCGTTCCGCTCAAGCCGTTTGACGAGCGTCCAGGGCCGGAAAATTCGGCGCAGACGGTGGCCGGGAAAGCCACCCAGTCGCTATTGTTCGGCTTGCCCGATTCCATGGTGTTTTCTTTGGTTCCCCCGGCAATTTCGTCATTGGGCAACGCAACGGGTTTCGACTTGCGTTTGCAGGACCGGGGCGGCTTGGGCCAGGCAACCTTAATGCAGTCGGCCCAGCAATTATTGCAACTCGCTAACGAGAGTTCGATATTAACGGACACCCGTATTACGGGACTGAGTCCTGGTCCGCAATTGAAGATTTCAATCGATCGGGATAAGGCTGCTGCGTTAGGGGTCAGTTTCAGCGAAGTGTCGACGATGCTCAGCACCGCGTTGGGCTCGTCTTATGTGTCCAAATTCCCGAACCAGGGACGCATGCAGAATGTTTGGGTTCAGGCAGAGGCTGATCACCGCATGAATATTAACGACATCATGACACTGAATGTGAAGAATGCCCAGGGCGGTATGGTTCCGATGTCGGCACTGGTTGATGTTGAATGGGACCAAGGGCCCGTGCAGGTGGTGCGCTATAACAGTTATGAGTCCGTTCGAATCGGCGGGGGTGCCGCGGCGGGTTACTCCACGGGTGAAGCCATGGCGGAGGTGGAGCGCCTGATTCAACAACTGCCGCCTGGCATTGGCTTTGAGTGGACGGGTCTGTCTTATCAGGAACGGCAGGCAGGCGCACAATCATTGATTTTGATGGGTTTGGCCATGTTGGTTGTGTTCCTTTTGCTGGCGGCGCTTTATGAAAGCTGGGCAATTCCGTTGTCGGTGATGATGATGGTGCCTTTGGGCATGTTGGGTGCGGTGACACTGGTCAGTTTGCTGGGCATGTCGAACGATGTTTACTTCCAGGTCGGCATGATTACGGTCATGGGCTTGGCCGCCAAGAACGCAATTCTTATTGTTGAGTTCGCCAAAGACGCTTATGCAGATGGGAAAGGGCTTGTTGAGTCAACGATTGAGGCGGCTAAATTACGTTTCCGACCTATTCTCATGACGTCATTTGCATTCATGTTGGGCGTTGTACCGTTGGCAATTGCAACTGGGCCGAGTTCCGCCAGCCAGAATGCGGTAGGTCTAGGCGTATTGGGAGGCATGTTGGCGGCGACGCCGCTGGCAATGGTATTTGTACCCACGTTTTTCGTCGTTATTATGACGCTGTTCAAAACCCGTCCCAAGAAACTGGGTAAAACCGGGGGTGCGTCGCATTCGGAATCAGAAGCAGCTACATCGCAGGGGCAGTCATGA
- a CDS encoding efflux transporter outer membrane subunit, with protein MIKRNFHYRLLPIAVALVLAGCSLSPDYNRPAAPVPETYPNASEGLQEENAVPAADLGWRQFFQDPQLKALIEIALNNNRDLRVAIERVEESRALYGIQQSDRFPTIGAGANASIQRMPEELRAGGASAPSVSRMYQAGVGITAFELDLFGRVKNLTEAAYQQYLASEQARRTVHISLIAQVAEAYFRLRATELQRQIIEQTLKSRSNSYDLIKKRFDIGVAGSLDLYQAKSQLDQVRSDLQEIRRLEQQAQNALLLLLGDTPGPMLPESAPFSRDQLMAQIPVGLPSDLLTRRPDIIAAENNLLAANANIGAARAAFFPNISLTGLLGFASNAMGGLFSGSNRFWSFTPELTMPIFGGGVSGNLDLAEARKNIAIAQYEKTIQVAFREVADALAGEATYAEQLDALRDLEESASESLRIAQLRYENGIDSFLQVQTAEVTLYNAQRLFLDTGMNSLMNRVELYKALGGGWNENTVQTDQESST; from the coding sequence ATGATCAAGCGTAATTTTCACTATCGGCTTTTACCGATCGCCGTTGCTCTCGTTCTGGCGGGTTGCTCCCTTTCGCCTGATTACAACCGACCCGCCGCTCCCGTGCCGGAGACGTATCCCAACGCTTCTGAAGGGTTGCAAGAGGAAAATGCCGTTCCAGCCGCCGATCTGGGCTGGCGGCAGTTTTTTCAAGACCCTCAGTTAAAAGCGCTGATTGAAATCGCACTCAATAACAATCGCGATTTGCGTGTGGCGATTGAAAGGGTCGAGGAGTCGCGCGCGTTGTACGGCATTCAGCAAAGTGATCGCTTTCCCACCATTGGTGCCGGTGCCAATGCGTCAATTCAGCGTATGCCGGAAGAGTTGCGTGCCGGTGGGGCGTCTGCTCCCAGCGTAAGCCGTATGTATCAGGCGGGTGTAGGGATTACGGCGTTTGAGCTGGATTTATTCGGTCGCGTTAAAAATTTAACCGAAGCCGCTTATCAACAGTATTTGGCCAGCGAGCAGGCACGGCGCACTGTGCATATTTCATTAATTGCGCAGGTTGCCGAAGCGTACTTTCGTTTGCGGGCAACCGAACTGCAGCGCCAGATCATCGAGCAAACACTTAAATCGCGCAGCAATTCATACGACTTAATCAAAAAGCGTTTTGATATCGGCGTGGCCGGTTCACTCGACTTGTATCAGGCAAAAAGTCAGCTCGATCAGGTGAGGTCGGACCTACAGGAAATTCGCCGTCTGGAGCAACAGGCACAAAATGCCTTGTTGTTGTTGCTGGGTGATACGCCGGGCCCAATGTTGCCTGAATCAGCACCGTTTAGTCGCGATCAACTGATGGCGCAAATCCCGGTCGGCCTGCCGTCTGATTTATTGACGCGCAGGCCCGACATTATTGCGGCGGAAAATAATTTATTGGCGGCTAATGCCAATATTGGCGCGGCAAGGGCTGCGTTTTTCCCTAATATTTCGCTAACGGGCCTGCTCGGTTTTGCCAGTAACGCGATGGGGGGGTTGTTCAGTGGCAGCAATCGTTTCTGGTCGTTTACGCCCGAGCTAACCATGCCGATTTTTGGTGGCGGTGTCAGCGGTAACCTTGATTTGGCAGAGGCACGCAAGAATATCGCGATAGCCCAGTACGAGAAAACGATTCAGGTGGCGTTTCGTGAGGTTGCCGACGCGCTTGCCGGTGAGGCAACCTATGCTGAACAGCTTGATGCATTGCGCGACTTGGAAGAGTCGGCCTCTGAGTCATTACGTATCGCACAACTGCGTTACGAGAACGGTATCGACAGTTTCCTGCAAGTACAAACGGCTGAAGTGACGCTATACAACGCTCAACGTTTGTTTCTTGATACCGGCATGAATTCGCTCATGAATCGGGTTGAGTTATACAAGGCATTGGGTGGCGGTTGGAACGAAAATACGGTTCAAACTGATCAAGAGTCCTCAACATGA
- a CDS encoding pyridoxine 5'-phosphate synthase gives MIELGVNIDHVATLRQQRHTTYPDPIQAAVRAEQAGADLITLHLREDRRHIQDADVYAIRQVLLTRMNLECAITAEMLDIACAVKPHDVCLVPEKREELTTEGGLNVVEHFNQVQHAVNQLHHQGIRVSLFIDPESAQIEAAAKAGARIIELHTGNYAHAAQGSNEQKQELERTRRAIAHGVSLGLRVNAGHGLHYENVQAIAALPGLAELNIGHAIVARAVFDGWEKAIRDMKALIIQGSAA, from the coding sequence ATGATTGAATTGGGTGTCAATATCGACCACGTAGCGACGCTGCGTCAGCAGCGGCATACGACGTACCCCGACCCGATTCAAGCTGCCGTGCGCGCGGAGCAGGCGGGAGCCGATTTAATTACGCTACATTTGCGTGAAGATCGTCGCCATATTCAGGATGCCGATGTCTATGCTATTCGTCAGGTTCTGCTTACGCGAATGAACCTGGAATGTGCCATTACGGCTGAAATGCTTGATATCGCCTGCGCGGTGAAGCCCCATGATGTTTGCCTGGTGCCCGAAAAACGCGAAGAACTGACAACGGAAGGGGGCTTGAACGTTGTCGAGCATTTCAACCAGGTGCAGCATGCGGTAAACCAATTGCATCACCAGGGTATTCGAGTGTCGCTTTTCATCGATCCGGAGTCCGCTCAAATTGAAGCGGCGGCGAAAGCGGGCGCCCGAATTATAGAATTGCACACAGGAAATTATGCCCATGCCGCCCAAGGGTCAAATGAGCAAAAACAAGAGCTGGAACGCACGCGTCGCGCCATTGCACATGGTGTATCGTTGGGGTTGCGCGTGAATGCCGGGCATGGTTTGCATTACGAAAATGTGCAGGCCATAGCGGCATTACCGGGGTTGGCCGAGTTGAATATCGGCCATGCCATTGTGGCCCGCGCGGTTTTTGACGGCTGGGAGAAAGCCATTCGCGATATGAAGGCGTTAATTATTCAAGGTAGTGCGGCTTAA
- a CDS encoding nitroreductase family protein encodes MSTSAVDYLLSRRSVKFVQAPAPSEQQLEQILQAAMSAPDHGRLRPWRFSLIQGDAIMKLADLSIEATRRAGKPLTDEKEASIRKWLSKVPLLIAIACRIDHSNTRIPEHERMLAVGAAVMNMLNAIHMQGYGAFWSTGLGTYVDEVNEALGFDGLDYRFMGYLAVGTPIEPATAAPERPDFKEFVTEWK; translated from the coding sequence ATGTCTACTTCTGCGGTGGATTATTTATTATCACGGCGATCCGTTAAGTTTGTTCAAGCGCCGGCACCGTCTGAGCAGCAATTGGAACAGATTTTGCAGGCGGCCATGTCAGCCCCCGATCATGGACGTTTGCGGCCCTGGCGTTTTTCGCTTATTCAGGGCGATGCCATTATGAAACTGGCCGATTTGTCGATTGAGGCAACCCGCCGCGCCGGTAAGCCGCTTACCGATGAGAAAGAGGCGTCGATACGCAAATGGCTGTCGAAAGTTCCTTTGCTGATAGCCATTGCATGCCGGATCGATCATAGCAATACCCGTATTCCCGAGCACGAGCGGATGCTGGCGGTTGGTGCCGCCGTCATGAATATGCTTAATGCGATTCACATGCAAGGCTATGGTGCATTCTGGAGTACCGGGCTTGGAACTTATGTTGATGAAGTGAATGAAGCGTTGGGTTTCGACGGCCTCGATTATCGTTTTATGGGTTATCTGGCAGTGGGAACACCGATCGAACCCGCAACGGCTGCGCCTGAACGTCCTGATTTCAAGGAGTTCGTGACCGAGTGGAAATGA
- a CDS encoding dihydrolipoyl dehydrogenase, with translation MKHLNTDIAIIGAGTAGMSAYRTVKASGLACLLIEGGPYGTTCARVGCMPSKLLIAAAEAAHHARHTAEFGVHVQGEVQVNGREVMSRVRRERDRFVGFVLEAVQGFDPADRLLGSARFLSNTELQVGNHTRVTASRIIIATGSSPVIPPMYQGLGDRLVVNDDVFNWEKLPESVLVVGPGVIGMELGQALSRLGVRVQLVGRSPSVGGIADPRVLESALAAFHNELSLAPCAEVHSVEKQTHGVRVCFTPKGGARREETYEYVLMAVGRSPNLDSLELANTSAHFNDREKPVFDTGTLQIKDTPIFLAGDVNGQMPLLHEAADDGRFAALNAVHYPQVEAFKRRAPVSVVFTDPQLMWVGRRFNQLDPAETVVGEASFANQGRARVILKNKGLLRVYADRCSGQFLGAEMAGPAAEHLAHLLAWSHQQKLTIRQMLAMPFYHPVIEEGLRTALRDADGQVCCDPADPSVGG, from the coding sequence ATGAAGCATTTGAATACCGATATCGCCATCATAGGGGCGGGAACGGCCGGTATGTCGGCCTACCGAACCGTGAAGGCGTCTGGTTTGGCGTGTTTGCTGATTGAGGGTGGCCCATACGGTACAACTTGTGCCCGAGTCGGTTGCATGCCTTCAAAATTGCTTATTGCAGCGGCGGAAGCTGCACATCATGCACGCCATACTGCAGAATTCGGTGTTCATGTTCAAGGCGAGGTTCAGGTTAACGGACGCGAGGTCATGAGTCGTGTCCGGCGTGAGCGCGATCGATTCGTGGGGTTTGTCCTTGAAGCTGTTCAGGGGTTTGACCCGGCCGATCGTTTGCTGGGCTCTGCGCGATTTCTGTCCAACACAGAACTGCAGGTCGGCAATCATACCCGCGTTACGGCTTCACGCATTATTATCGCTACCGGCTCGTCACCCGTCATCCCGCCCATGTATCAGGGCCTGGGAGATCGTTTGGTGGTGAATGATGATGTATTCAACTGGGAAAAGCTGCCTGAAAGTGTGCTTGTTGTGGGCCCGGGTGTTATTGGTATGGAATTGGGGCAGGCATTGTCACGTCTTGGGGTGCGTGTTCAACTGGTGGGGCGCAGCCCGTCGGTAGGCGGAATTGCCGACCCACGGGTGCTGGAATCGGCGTTGGCGGCGTTTCACAACGAGTTGAGCCTTGCACCGTGCGCTGAAGTTCATTCGGTTGAGAAGCAGACGCATGGTGTGCGTGTGTGCTTTACGCCTAAAGGCGGCGCACGGCGCGAAGAAACCTATGAGTATGTGTTGATGGCGGTGGGGCGTAGTCCTAATCTCGACTCGCTCGAACTCGCTAACACCTCAGCGCATTTCAATGACCGGGAAAAGCCGGTTTTTGACACCGGTACTTTACAGATCAAAGACACACCTATTTTTCTCGCCGGCGATGTGAACGGCCAAATGCCGCTTTTGCATGAGGCGGCGGACGATGGGCGTTTTGCCGCGTTGAATGCCGTTCATTATCCCCAAGTTGAAGCGTTCAAACGGCGGGCGCCCGTTTCCGTGGTCTTTACGGACCCGCAGCTAATGTGGGTGGGCCGGCGCTTTAATCAATTGGACCCTGCCGAAACAGTTGTGGGGGAGGCGAGTTTTGCCAACCAGGGGCGAGCTCGTGTCATTCTTAAAAATAAAGGGTTGCTGCGCGTTTATGCTGATCGCTGTTCCGGGCAATTTCTGGGCGCCGAAATGGCAGGGCCGGCTGCTGAACATCTGGCTCATCTTTTAGCCTGGTCTCATCAGCAAAAGCTCACCATCAGGCAAATGCTGGCAATGCCGTTTTATCATCCAGTTATCGAGGAAGGCTTACGTACGGCCTTGCGCGACGCCGACGGCCAAGTGTGTTGTGATCCCGCTGACCCTTCGGTAGGCGGCTAG
- a CDS encoding SCO family protein, translating into MKRTFLRLSPQRYSAGIIGVILASAIFLTMPTTTAQANPVETVNAKEETTRLHNIRGFLPDLRFELIGPNNEPLTAQAFRGNIVMLFFGYASCPDICPTTMAQLAQVMQKLGPDAEHVRILFISVDPHRDTAEKLQAYVQAFDSHAIGLTGSEKQIADVARRYRVAYQIEEPSNNDPERYEVAHSRGIYIFDENGKARYLAADSESVDVLTDGVRTLLQ; encoded by the coding sequence ATGAAACGCACATTTTTAAGGCTTTCACCCCAGCGTTACTCCGCCGGCATAATTGGCGTAATCCTGGCGAGCGCTATTTTCCTGACCATGCCGACGACAACCGCACAAGCGAACCCTGTCGAGACAGTCAACGCCAAGGAAGAAACTACCCGCTTACACAACATTCGCGGCTTTTTGCCCGACTTAAGGTTTGAGCTGATCGGCCCGAATAACGAACCGTTAACCGCACAGGCTTTCCGAGGCAATATCGTTATGTTGTTCTTCGGCTATGCCAGTTGCCCAGACATATGCCCCACTACCATGGCGCAATTGGCACAGGTTATGCAAAAGCTGGGGCCCGACGCCGAGCACGTTCGTATTTTATTCATCAGTGTCGACCCTCACCGTGACACCGCGGAAAAACTGCAAGCATATGTGCAGGCGTTCGACAGTCACGCCATCGGTTTAACCGGCTCTGAAAAACAAATAGCCGACGTCGCACGGCGCTACCGGGTTGCCTATCAAATAGAAGAACCCAGCAACAACGACCCGGAGCGCTACGAGGTTGCACATAGCCGCGGCATTTATATTTTCGATGAAAATGGCAAAGCGCGTTACCTTGCCGCCGACTCCGAATCGGTTGACGTATTAACCGACGGCGTACGTACTTTATTGCAATAA